The Lycium ferocissimum isolate CSIRO_LF1 unplaced genomic scaffold, AGI_CSIRO_Lferr_CH_V1 ctg5289, whole genome shotgun sequence genome contains the following window.
acaggagcactccactactccggaggtgccattggtTGATACCtcctttgtgtacatatttgggcacgacggggtcctgtcccgtctttatgtctcagtactctagtagaggctcgtagatacgtatgcgtggATAGTAGTTGTATCATGAGTACATCAGTATATatttttgtagccgtgagggcttatgtatatgtgtatgtactGCCTTGGAGATTATGTGTGTTCAGGTTGAGTACAATAATTAGCCTAATGAGTGGTGCTGGGTAGTCAACTCCGGGAACCCATCATGGCCTAGTCGTGGATGCAGTAAAAATAGCAGAGTGAGAGtaatttttagtattattattccaaatctttatcttatttcttccaaatttaattttcacagtaggattgactcaaataagtttattgatttaaatggtctttattttatttcttttagtcctaattctcactagagggattgactcaaataaCTTTATTGATTTAAAGGCTAATCGCAAGAGGTCTTTACTCCCGTAGCACAATTCaagcaagaaaatatttcaCTTAATCGTCACTAGTTTTAAAGCAATTAATTGACATAACCTCACggagtattaattaattatttatttcttagtGTGAAAATATAATTGTATTAGCAATAAACAATTATTCCTTAGAGAAATGCATGTAGAAACTGAAATTTtatcataaaaatatatcaagtgAATTCAGCAGTTCCcaactctttttatatataacttttccggaagtgatttttttttaatttaagtaattttaattttaaaaactcacctttcatcaatttgattctctcaaatagtaACAAAGATAATACAAATATGTAGCATAGGTGGTTCCAATCTCTGTGAGACGATATCTTAAACTTTACTATAATTTGACAGAGTACGAGCAGAAAAATCTATACACATTGACCTCGTCAATAAGATTAAGTTTATTAGATAACTATTCAATTTTACAAACGATTTTAACAACGTCACAGAAAAAATATCTAGAAAAACAAAGGTTAAAAGTTAAAGATATTCtattaatatattatttaaaCAATGCATCTAGTATACTCATTTGATGGAATTTAACATGACAGAGATAACAAATAAAATCGTACTTGCAATTCAAAGCTCAACTAGTCAGAAAGCAATCATTTACTACAACCGCAAATTTCATCTTCAAATTCATAAGTTGAATGACCTTCATTCACCTAATTAGAATTTTGATAATGAGGATACGGCATATCTGATTATTATTCGGACAATTTTGGATTTGGTTATTCCGTTGTTGGGCAAGACTTCCAAAATTCCTATCTTGGGGAACCCTATGTGAAATCAGAGGGTTGTGGGGGAATTTGAACATCGTTTAGTTCTGTGAATGCAAATCACACTGATTATATTCTGCCAAATTTGCATCACTTCCCTTGCATGTTTTAGTGCCCTTTCTCTATTCAAGATTTTCAATTCAAATGTAGCTAAATCCTCCACCAAATTGTATGCAATTAATATGTAAATTGTAAGTAAGTTGTATGATATTGGATGAAGCATGACAAGCAAAACCACATCTTTGGAGAATACAATTTTTATACAGATTTTATACCTACTttatcaaaatttatacataccacattttttaagaatacaattttatgtaaattttatacATACTTTATCAGACTTTgaacaatttatatgtacttttgTCATGTCCcgtaattattatttttaagctCTACATAAAATTATCTCTAGCCTAATGTCATGaacaaagtatatatatatatatatatagacacacttTTTTCTTTCCTGGTGATGGTAGTACAACAATGTTCTTTGAAGGGATATATGAAGTGAAATATGATACTGGACCAACAATGTTCTTTCAATTGGGGAAGGGATAATAATGAAATatcgtgatatatatatttatttatttaggaataattacttgttgtatatttaatgataatatttaatgataataatgataactaccctttcatttatttatatttagtaactaatttactttttttatttaccATCCATAGCTATACCAGTAACTTAGAGTTACTGGTACACATACACGGTTAAATACAATTGGCAAGTTACCGTATTAGACGCGCCCATATTCCCATATCCCAATTTTAATGGATACATCATTAATCAACTTGATTTCTCTCATTCTTCATTAATCTTCACCGTGTTTTGCTCCATTATCTCCTTCACGATTTAACATCAGCAAAATATTGTTCCGTAATTTTTGGGGAAGGTGTAATTCGGTAGATTTTTTCTTCTATTAGTGTATTTTCTTCTAttagtctttttcttttctaccaATTTCAAGCCAATTGAATTATTAAATTGTTAGGGTTTCAAGCAAATTGAAGTATCAAACTTATACATTAATGGTAGACGGAACAAAATCAAACATGGTTACTCGAGGTATACCTTCTACTGTTCAAAATATTGATTATCCTTCTTTTGATTTGGGGATttctcaacaacaacatgatGTTGTTGCAGGTTCGGCCGAAAGAGTGACTTCTGAAAGAAGGACGAAGAATATTCATGATCCTTCCCACATGCAAAGACTTAAAAAATCGGTAATTACaaaatcaacaaagaaaatagaTACCGGAAAAgagatgaaaaggaaaaaagccGTACAACCTGAAGCAGAAGCACAAGAAGAGTTTGACCCAGCGATGAAGCAGGTATTTTGAACATATGTAGACATGTTTTTCAATGTATGTTTAGTTGAATCTcagtatttttcttttaattttatatgtatttattgttGATGTTCAATTTCTGTTAAATTTATCGGACTTTGAACCATTGACGAATCATGTATTTTGAAGGTATGTTGTGTATTTGAAAAGTTGATGAACTGAGAAtcatgtatttgaatgtatgtgtaGTTGAATCTCAATTTTCTGTTTGAGTTACATGTATatttattgttgatgttctattttctggaaaatataTGTGAGTTTTAACCATTAACGAATGATGTATCTGAacacatgtataaatattttttttgaaggaatttgTGTATTTGAACAAATGATCAATTGATATTCAAACAGACACatttaaatacatatacacgtGTGATTTTAATCATTTGTATACATgtattttgaatgtatgtatGGTTGACTCTAAATTTTGAGTTTGAGTTAGCTGTATTTTATTGTCGATGTTAAATTTTTGTTACATATATGGGAGGTTGAACCAAATATTAAAACATGTATTTGAACAAATGTATAAGATTAATTTCAAGGTATTCATGTATTTTTGTTACtatatgtattttgaaaatGTATGTAAAGATGGATTTTTACATAAATGTGTGTATGTAATTATCAGTTTTGGCATTTCTTTATCAGTTTCCTATGatattcgtatacatatatgtgttatgtCTGTTTCATTAactgttattattttattcagGATGATAAATTCTATGTCCAATATCCTCCTAGTCATGCAATACGATATGCTTCGTACATGAACccgaaaattaaaaaagaattgaaagacAAGCTTACCGATAGACAGTTTGAACTCTTTTCCGAGACTATATTTGGAAAATACCTCCAGATGCAGCACTGTGAAGTTCAACCACAGATGTTCAGGTGTTTTATGGTCAGAGAGCTGAAGAAAAGTACTCCCAATGCTTTTGTTATTGATGTTAATGGTTTTGAATTGACATTTAATCTTTTTGATTTTGCATTAATGACTGGGTTAAAGTGTTACGGTGAAGAAATAGTTTTTCACACTAAGAAAAACAGACTTTTGGATACATATTTTGGGGGTTTTCAATAAAAGTGTGAAAAAGGGTGAACTGCTTGAATGCTTCATGGATCAGAATTGGGGCGTTGATGATGATGCAAATGGAGATCTTTGTAAAGATTGCACTATCGTTTTTTTATCCATACATACATCTTATCCGGTGAGAAACACAATGTTGTCATTCCAAGGCTTCATTTTGACTTGGTAGAGAGTGGGCGGTACAAAGACTATACATGGGGAAAGGAAGCGTTTGATGATTTGATCAGAAGTCTTCACCATAAGATGGATAAGACAAAACAGTATTACTGTCTTCGAGGTTTTCCGTTTGCTATGCAAGCATGGCTATACGAGTGCTGCTCTAATGTTTACCCAAATTTGACAGTAAAAAATGGAGATCGTATTCCCAGAATGTTCAACTGGAAAACCAAAGACGAATCACCACATTTTAAAGATCTCATGACTGGCATGTTCAACGATGACGACTCAGAGGTAATTTTCACTCATTAGTTAAATGCAAAAATACAAGGATTATACAGTTATTTGTATATACTATCTGACAAATATATAAGTGTATTTcagttatatatgtattttaaaaCATGGATGTTCAAGTTCTGTTAAATACATGGAGTTTGAAAAATTGATTAATCACGTATTTGAACATATGTTTAAATCTCTTTTGATTGTATTTGTGTACTTTGAACCAAACAGTGAACTGTCAATCAAATTCACAGTCATTCAAATTTAGTTATCCATATGTATTTGaacatacatatgtatttgaacatatatgtatatatatgtatttcttcattaAATCAAATACATGTATTGATCAATTCACatctatttggtattttgtATCTGACATATTTAAGTATGATCCTTTTCCAGGACCGTCTTACTTATAAGAATATTGTGCCGACCATCAATGAGATTGAGGAACTTGGATTGCGTCCATATCTCTCTAGTAAATCTGCATCAACACTTCAACAACAGGTTGAGGATGACTATGATGACTTTAGTTCCACACCACCCCATTTGGCTGCGGCTAAACATCCTCAAAATAAAGGTGTATCACAATCTCCACCTCACAAGAAGCCGAGACAGATGCCAATGGTACCATCGCCAGTGAAGAAGACAACATCTCCAATTACACGTTCTGTTAATCATCCGAGTGGTGGACGATTGACCAGACGTCCTGGTTTGGCATCAACTAGGTATGCTTCAACAAGGGAAAAAGAACAATCATGTCCAATACCCACCCCCTATCTGTTGTTCCTGTTGACGTCCCATCTACTAGCAAATCCGATGATATCTCTGGTCTAAGGGAGGAACTTAATGAGTTTAAGAAGAATGTAAgtcttattttttgttctttatcttatttatttatgtattatattaCTGTTTAATAAGGAATgtaattttatgattttcttgtttgaaATTTTAGATTTTCGCCGAATTCAAGGATCTTCACAAAGTCATTAACAAAAACTTTGCAAAGGTTTTTGAATATATGAAAGTGAATCAAACTTCAGAAAAGGTATTAAaaagttatacatatacaattgtttgaaattttgaaatacaACGGATACATGAAAGTTAACAAAAATACTATTTCTCTAGGGTGCTGATAGCGCGGCTCCGGTTCATGTGCATTTTACTGACATACATCAGCTAGCCGACGACTACATTCACCAGGATGTTGGATTACAAATGGAAATAGATACAGGTCATGCAGCGTCAACAGAGGTATTGTTTGTGAATTCACAGTATTGAACTGTGTTTTTATTTTCTGATTCCTATATTTAGTTGTGTTTTTAgagttttttggtgtttttgaatgtattttttGCTCTCAAATTTTTTGGTTGTAGATCAGAGTTAATATTTGATGTATTTGACAATATTTCAGTTTATTGGTTCAagtatttattgatattttgaattCAAGATCCATGTATTTGattgtatttttcaaaatacatcTGTTTGCTGGGTCATGTGTTTATTGGTATCTTGAATTATGTTTTTCATGTATTTGGATGTACTTTGAAAAtacttatatttattgattcatGTATTTCATTGATATTTTGGATTGTGGATTAATGTATTAGTGTGTAAATTTATTTTAACATTCTTTATATTTGTattgtattcttttatgtaactaatttaatgtatttgacttctttatttgtttaatttctctattttttcAAGGGAGTTGGTATGCAACAGCTTGATGTGCCTGATATTGGAATGGATCATGGCAACGGGAGTGGGGAAACATTAAAGGCATCTACTGAAGAGATTCAAGAAGGTGGTGATAATTCTGGAGAACACAAGGAATCAACGGTACAATAAATCAAATACATCtgattttttcaaaatctttatTTGTATTTAATGTATTTCCATTTCATGAATAGGAATACATAGTTCAATTTCCTAAAGACGCCATATCTAACAAATCGCCAGTCGTATCAGCGAACTCCGCCGACATAGCAGAGGTCCTAGCTGATATTTCTCGCACAGGCTTCTCTTTGGGCCCCTCTCATGAAAAGAGTGTTGTACAACACGAAGATCGTTCTGTTTTTGAGACACCGCACAAAGTTGGTGAGAACGTGCTAcctctctctcaatttctcttgcTCGACGAGCTGCTTCCAAGCCAAATTCCCGAAAGACGAATAGTTTTGCATCCATCAGTGGCCCACAATAGGCGTCCTAGTAAATATCAAGTTTCCCCTTTCATGGAGGATTACGACTCTGCTTCAGGAAATTATTTACAAACAACAGTTAATGTATTTAATTTTGTGTATtcaaaagtatatttttttgatcatatatatttgtatatttcaGGTGGTTCACAATTCATCAGTGTgcgcattttttttaaaaagtatccATTCGTGGAAGATCCCATCACCGGCCCAGTCGACGTAGAGCTTTTTGATAAATACTTGACGTGGATTCGTAAGAGACTGCTTGTCAGGCATGAAAACAAGTATGTTCTTTACCCTGTTAAATATTTGTAGTCATAGTTGTATATTTTAATCAACTAACTGTATATATTTCGCATAATCCTTTTGTAGAAAGAACAACGAGGATCGTTACAGAAAGAAGATGGAAGCTTTTGAGAATGATGCAGATTATACTTATAATTTTGGCATCACAGTAGTTGAAAACAAAAACTGGTTCTACCAGTTATCAATGAGTGGCCAGCTATGGAATGATGAGGTTCAATAAAGATATAGATACATAAAATACACTTTTCCAATGTTTTAGATTATGTTTGATGTTCTTACTGTTTGTGTGTTTCGATTTTTAGCACATTGACGTGATTTTCTACTACTTGCGAAAGAAAGGCAAGTATGACACAAGGAGCACTTTCAAATACACCACAGTTGACTGTCTCTTCATGCAAAAGGTTGATCAAACGTATCTTGCATATAACAACCCGGAAACTGGACCCAATGTAGCCAACGAAGAAGATGACATATGTCAATATGTTAAGGGTCACAGGTTGCATGCAAATGTCCCGTGGCATTCAGTTGACAATATTCTTATACCTGTCAACATCAAAGAGGATAATCATTGGATTTTGGTTGTACTCTCATTCAATGAcaggtattttatgtatatgtattctcTAAGTTAAGTTTTTACAGATTCAACTGTTTAatgtattatgtatttatgtattttcttataGTTATGACAGGCGACTTTATGTGTACAACTCATACCGAGGCGGCGCAGGCCATAATGTAGTTGTTAAAAGGGAAATACAAAAGCTTGCTACCCTCCTGCCACATTATCTACACATCAGTGGATTCTACACTAAAAAAATTGGCATCAATTGGATGAATCACCCAGCATATATGGACATGTCACAGAATGAGAACATTCAAGTGGAGTATGTAGAAAATCTATCGCAACAAGACACTAACAGCGTGTACGTATTTTCATTGTATTGCAATTGTTCATAAACGTTATTCATTCTAATAATTCTATCATATTTTTTGCAGGGATTGTGGTGTGTACGTAGTAGCGTTCGTTGAATATCTAAGCTCTAGTGATTGGTGAAGGTATTCCAACACAAATAGATGCAAAGATGATCCGCACTAGATACGATGCACTCCTTTGGGACTACGCTGCACGGAAGATCGATGAACATGCTATGAGCAATATCCAGGCGCCACCAAAACTAGTTAGGCCAGCAGTAGATTATGACAAAGTTGACACAATTGATGTTACTTAGGAGTGATGtagtaatttttaattttaatttcaaactATGACTTCTTTTTTATAGCAAATATTTTAGATATATTTAGTTTAAGAAAACAGATTATGACTGTGTCTTATCAATCTCCTCAAgttttaattgaaacatttaGCTTAGTTTAATTATCAATGTTGTGTgttttgtttttgaaatttAGATGAATGTGTATATCTGGCTATATTTTGGACGTGACACAGTTAGCTACATTCAAATACATCAAAATATACATGTATTTGGATGTACTTGTTGTTATCTCCTTAACAAGTGGGGCTGTATGTATTTAAATGTGCCATATTCAGAAACATTCAAATATATCAAATACATTTGCAATTTAATTAGATGACACAGTCAgatacattcaaatacatgtATTTGATGTATGTTGGATTAAATACTAAACAAGTTTATGTATTGGGCCACAGTGAAATATACTCAAAGTGCATTCAGATAGATTGTGTAGTTATCTATTAAATATTGTTTTTGAAGCTTTGAAATACACCAAAGATTATCTATTAAACATTGTTTTTGAAGTTTTGAAATACACCgaagattaaaagaaaagaataagatTGACTATTATTTTGAAAGAACTGATCATCCTTTTTATATTCATTTGTGAACAAATTAAGAGATAACTGCACAATACAATTCCAAATGAAGATATCACACAAGTAGTATTCAAACAGATTTCCCTTTATTCAAATATTGCAAACCAACAACGTATTTAATCTAACAAATGTAAACGGCtacaaacaaaaacaattacTTCCTTCTAGGAGCATTACTACAAGAACGTCTATTGTGTCCAGTCTGTCCACATTTACTGCAAGCATGTCTTTTTTTCCCAAGAAGCAATTCAACTAACGGCTTATCACGcttcttcttcggcctaccaGGAGGTCTCTTGTATCTTGGTGGCAAAACCACATCCTCTGATATGTATGTGGGAATCTTCCATTCACGCTCGTAAGGGAGAGGATCCACGACTACATCATATGTCTTCACCACGGTGTGCGGTTTGAACAATTCTGAACAGTAATCATCAGCCgttagatttttcttcttaatgACAGCCCATGCATGTGGGCATGGAATTTCGTCTATTTGAATCATCCGACAACTGCAAGTTTTGTTGTCCAAGTTAACTATGAAACGCCTTCCTGCAGCATGGACTGTGTACAAGTATTCGGTTGATGGTTCGGCTTACAAAAGATCATTAGATATTTTTGTTAAGCATTGAGCAGTCAAATAcaattaaatacatatattacTTATAGTCAAATACATATAAGTTCATGTTTAGAAGATAAAACCATTATAGTCATAAACATACCGCTAATTCTATACATAGTTGACTAACTCTATTTGATAAATTTAGTCATATGTACCAAATATATGTAAGTATTTGACACATACATACAGATTGCATATGCTAAATACAGTCACaaacatataaattgtatatgaTAAATACAGTCaaatatatcaaatacatgTAATTATTTGACACAGACCTACAGACTGCATATGCtaaatacaatcaaatacaTTAAATACAGCTAATATAATTGCATCTCAGTCGAATATATTTAAACAAATTGAACTGAAACATACCGTCATACGTAAACATAGATACTCATTTATTGACAACATCTCGTGGAACTTTTTACCGAGTGTTGTGAATGTGTATGTACCGTTTCTCCGGTTATTATAATTCCATCTTCCAAACATCTTCCTCACTTCTTCTAGAAAATCAAATATAGGCAGCTCTCTTGCCGCTACAAGGTGACGATTAATACACTCTGCTATGTTCGAAGTCATTGTCCATCCTCGGTTAACAGTTGCATACACTCTAGCCCACTTTTCTCTTCCAGCTAATTCCAAATACTCTGGCACCCAAAAATCTGCCTTCTCAACCTTCCCCATAAGCTCATCAAATTCTTCCTGCATGTATGCCTTTGCCATTGCATAAAACACCGGACGCAACACATCATGACTCTTCTTGTATCTCTTACATACGTTACCCCAAAGATGCCATATGCATGCATAATGTGGCACATTTGGATAAATTCTAGAAACAACTTTGTTTATGCTTTCATGCCTATCGGAGACAATACACATGTTCTCTCTTACTCCATAAGCTTCCCTTAATCGCTCAAAGAATCACATCTAAGACCTGTCATTTTCTGAATCTATCACACCATATGCTAAAGGAAGTATATTACCTGCACATACCGtggcattaaaaaaaaatcagtttgtatatattcatttttaGTATAATCAAAGTTGTATGTGGGCctattcatgtcattgcataccaactatatatgtgtatttgacTTACCTGCATCATCTAATGTGCTTTATGAAATGAATGTTCCATTGAATCTTTGTTTTGAGGTGGCTCCCGTCTACTACCACAATTGGTCTACAATACTCAAAGCCTTTGATAAATGCATACAGTGCTATAAACAGATACAGAAACTCTTTGTCGTCGGATTTTCGCATTCTTATATGTGAATCCGGATATGTTTTATCCATGAAATATAGGTATCCGGGTAATTTGTTGTAAGAATCCGATGGTTCACCCATTAAATCCTTCATGGCTTTTTCTTTAGCCCGCCAAGCGACCATGTATGACACATCCATTCCAAGATCATTTTTGACATCCCCCGCTATATCATTAGGTGTGTATTTCCTCTTATGGTTGGCTATTTTTGGCTTTACAATTCCACCTATCAACCAACTTGTCGCATGGCGTTGTGAATACACCTTATTTTTTAGCGGACATGTATGCTTGTCACGAAACTCCCTAACTCTGAACATTTCCGATTTACCAACACTTGACGCCCTGAATTTCCAATCGCATTCTTCGGATACGCATACTAGTGTATAGCTTCAAATACAAACATGAATACAAATACATTGAGTTAAAATACATCAGATCAAcacattaaattaaaatatattagtTCAGACATTTTAAACTTACCTTATAGCATTAGACCTCTCGGCACGAAAATTGAACCTGTTGGAAATTGCATAATTTGCCATAATAGCCTTTAATGTATCTTTGTCCTTGTAGACTTGATCAACAACCTCTTTTTGGTTCTTATCTGATATAACCATATTGGTGTCATTTTCGAATACAACAACGGCATTGCCACAACTTGATGAAGCCAAGTCTACAGTCCCGACTGTTTCCATAGCATTCGTTTGATTTGTGTAACCAAGTTGCAAAACCTCTCCTTGAATACAACTTTCATCAGATACACAGTTATCACTGCTTTTATCAGTTGTAGTTATGCACAATGGATACAACACTAACTGTTTGttctctttcttcaattccacatACACCCTCACACCCATATCATTGTGTATTTCCATCGACATATCATTACCTTCAACTATATATTTGATGTATATTTGTTTTATTTGCGTGTCTACATTAAACTGAGTTGCAGCTACTTGTAACAAATCTATATACGTCGAATACTCTTTGAAAACCACAACATCGATTTTGAAATTTACATAACATTTTTCATTGTTTCAATTACCAGAGTGTCTTAGCAATGATGATACAATGGACATACTTATACTCAAAATGAATGAATTCGTTGAGATTGATTACAACCTGAAATACAATATCAAATAATAGACAAAATTAATACAATGGTAAACAATTAGCAATGGGGAAAGTCAACCAATAAAACTATAAGCAAATTCAGAgaatcaaatatatacatactttcAAATACATTAATACTTATGATAAACAACATATGAAACATTGtcttaaatacataaatacatacagaGATATATATCTCGGaatcaaacacatatacatataaaaaaatacatGACTATTTCAAATACACTAGTACAAAcaaagtgtgtgtgtgtgtgtgtgtctatatatatatatatatatatatatatatacacacatacacgaaattgaatgtatatgtattcaATGCATAGGTCATCACTTGTTCAAATACACAAACACATGCACCACTGGTTCAAATACACGAATAACATACGACACAAAATACTACATTCAAACATATTTTCAAACATACGTGAAATTGAATCGCAGCTCATCACTGAAGAggaattcgaaaaaaaaaattaattgctaTAGTTCtacaaataaggaaaaaaaaaactacgcAAATAATACTACAGTGAAATACAATTggattttaagtttttttatttaaaaaaacatgAATTTTCGAATTACCTT
Protein-coding sequences here:
- the LOC132044839 gene encoding uncharacterized protein LOC132044839; its protein translation is MDKTKQYYCLRGFPFAMQAWLYECCSNVYPNLTVKNGDRIPRMFNWKTKDESPHFKDLMTGMFNDDDSEDRLTYKNIVPTINEIEELGLRPYLSSKSASTLQQQVEDDYDDFSSTPPHLAAAKHPQNKGVSQSPPHKKPRQMPMVPSPVKKTTSPITRSVNHPSGGRLTRRPGLASTRYASTREKEQSCPIPTPYLLFLLTSHLLANPMISLV
- the LOC132044842 gene encoding uncharacterized protein LOC132044842: MEDYDSASGNYLQTTVNVFNFVYSKVYFFDHIYLYISGGSQFISVRIFFKKYPFVEDPITGPVDVELFDKYLTWIRKRLLVRHENKKNNEDRYRKKMEAFENDADYTYNFGITVVENKNWFYQLSMSGQLWNDEHIDVIFYYLRKKGKYDTRSTFKYTTVDCLFMQKVDQTYLAYNNPETGPNVANEEDDICQYVKGHRLHANVPWHSVDNILIPVNIKEDNHWILVVLSFNDSYDRRLYVYNSYRGGAGHNVVVKREIQKLATLLPHYLHISGFYTKKIGINWMNHPAYMDMSQNENIQVEYVENLSQQDTNSVDCGIPTQIDAKMIRTRYDALLWDYAARKIDEHAMSNIQAPPKLVRPAVDYDKVDTIDVT
- the LOC132044840 gene encoding uncharacterized protein LOC132044840 translates to MVDGTKSNMVTRGSAERVTSERRTKNIHDPSHMQRLKKSVITKSTKKIDTGKEMKRKKAVQPEAEAQEEFDPAMKQDDKFYVQYPPSHAIRYASYMNPKIKKELKDKLTDRQFELFSETIFGKYLQMQHCEVQPQMFRCFMVRELKKSTPNAFVIDVNGFELTFNLFDFALMTGLKCYGEEIVFHTKKNRLLDTYFGGFQ
- the LOC132044843 gene encoding uncharacterized protein LOC132044843, which codes for MAKAYMQEEFDELMGKVEKADFWVPEYLELAGREKWARVYATVNRGWTMTSNIAECINRHLVAARELPIFDFLEEVRKMFGRWNYNNRRNAEPSTEYLYTVHAAGRRFIVNLDNKTCSCRMIQIDEIPCPHAWAVIKKKNLTADDYCSELFKPHTVVKTYDVVVDPLPYEREWKIPTYISEDVVLPPRYKRPPGRPKKKRDKPLVELLLGKKRHACSKCGQTGHNRRSCSNAPRRK